One genomic segment of Arachis duranensis cultivar V14167 chromosome 4, aradu.V14167.gnm2.J7QH, whole genome shotgun sequence includes these proteins:
- the LOC127739624 gene encoding disease resistance protein Roq1-like: MESAIGRVSSSPFLPPRSWTYHVFLSFRGQDTRKGFTDHLYASLQRKGITNFRDDMNLERGEVISHELLRAIEESMFAVVVLSPNYASSPWCLDELQKIVECKNNLGLQIVPVFYGVDPCDVRHQKGTFEDAFRKQEERFGGDSEKVKRWRDALIQVAIYSGWDSKNQHEATLVESIAQHVHTRLIPKLPSCIENLFGMASRVEDVTTLMCIGLSDVRFTGIWGMGGVGKTTIARAIYEAIEDQFQISCFLANIRETCETNGILQLQKILGEHIHVSRCTFSNLYDGMRIIRNSLCNKKVLIVLDDVNDVSQLENLAGNQDWFGPGSRVMITTRDMHLLKTHEVCDTYEVECLDKREALRFFCSKAFKRDVPEEGYLEMSHEVVKYTGGLPLALKVLGSYLYGRNVSAWHSAVKKLRSVPDAKILETLRISYDSLDSMQMEIFLDIACFFKGKPKDKVLDLFEKRGYNPQIEIDVLIERSLVTVKQDIDVFKKKFDVLEMHDLLQEMGRNFVIQESPNYPSKRSRLWSPEDLDLMLTQNKGTETIQSIVLPPIGNGTYYVQRWRDKAFPNMSQLKFLNFDFLRAHIHINIPSTLKVLHWELCPLETLPLVDQRYELVEIKISWSNIVQLWHGFKVRLFFLYKFSGALSNSVTLAFKNLASLTYF, encoded by the exons ATGGAGTCTGCTATAGGTAGAGTCTCTTCTAGTCCATTCCTACCACCACGATCATGGACATATCATGTGTTCTTGAGTTTTAGGGGACAAGACACCCGCAAAGGATTCACTGATCATCTCTATGCTTCACTGCAGAGGAAGGGAATCACGAATTTTAGAGATGATATGAACCTTGAGAGAGGTGAAGTTATTTCACATGAACTTCTCAGAGCAATTGAAGAGTCTATGTTTGCAGTCGTTGTTCTGTCGCCAAACTATGCTTCCTCTCCTTGGTGCTTAGATGAGCTCCAAAAGATTGTTGAGTGCAAGAACAACCTGGGGCTACAGATTGTGCCAGTGTTCTACGGTGTGGACCCTTGTGATGTGAGGCACCAAAAAGGAACCTTTGAGGATGCTTTCAGGAAACAAGAAGAGAGATTTGGAGGAGACAGTGAGAAGGTCAAGAGATGGAGAGATGCTTTAATACAAGTTGCCATTTACTCTGGATGGGACTCCAAAAATCA GCATGAGGCAACACTTGTGGAAAGCATTGCTCAACATGTGCATACAAGGCTAATTCCAAAATTGCCATCTTGCATAGAGAACCTTTTTGGTATGGCTTCAAGGGTGGAGGATGTAACTACACTCATGTGTATTGGGTTGAGTGATGTTCGATTTACAGGCATATGGGGCATGGGTGGTGTTGGTAAGACAACTATTGCTAGAGCAATCTATGAAGCCATTGAAGATCAATTTCAAATTAGTTGTTTTCTTGCTAATATTAGAGAGACATGTGAGACAAATGGGATACTTCAACTACAAAAAATTCTTGGTGAACATATTCATGTGAGTAGATGTACTTTCAGTAATTTGTATGATGGAATGAGGATCATAAGAAATTCTTTATGCAACAAGAAGGTTCTTATTGTTCTTGACGATGTGAATGATGTAAGCCAATTGGAGAATTTGGCAGGGAATCAAGACTGGTTTGGCCCTGGAAGCAGGGTAATGATAACAACCAGAGATATGCATCTACTAAAGACACATGAAGTGTGTGACACTTATGAGGTTGAATGTTTAGATAAAAGGGAAGCTCTTCGTTTCTTTTGTTCAAAAGCCTTCAAACGTGATGTTCCTGAAGAAGGGTATTTGGAAATGTCCCATGAAGTGGTCAAATATACTGGTGGTCTTCCATTGGCACTTAAGGTTTTAGGTTCTTATCTTTATGGAAGAAATGTCAGTGCTTGGCATAGTGCTGTCAAAAAATTAAGAAGTGTTCCGGATGCCAAAATTCTTGAAACACTAAGAATAAGTTATGATAGTTTGGATTCCATGCAAATggaaatatttttagatatagCCTGCTTTTTTAAGGGAAAGCCTAAAGACAAAGTATTAGATTTATTTGAAAAGCGTGGTTATAATCCAcaaattgaaattgatgttTTGATTGAGAGGTCTTTGGTTACAGTAAAGCAGGACATAGATGTGTTTAAGAAAAAGTTTGATGTGTTGGAAATGCATGATTTGCTTCAAGAAATGGGGAGAAACTTTGTCATTCAAGAATCTCCAAATTATCCTAGTAAACGTAGTCGATTGTGGTCTCCAGAGGACCTTGATCTCATGCTTACACAAAACAAG GGAACTGAAACAATTCAAAGCATAGTTCTACCTCCAATAGGAAATGGGACATACTATGTGCAACGTTGGAGAGACAAAGCTTTTCCAAATATGAGTCAGCTAAAATTTCTCAACTTTGATTTTTTGAGAGCTCATATTCATATCAATATTCCAAGTACCTTAAAAGTTCTTCACTGGGAACTTTGTCCACTGGAGACCTTGCCCCTTGTGGATCAAAGATATGAACttgttgaaattaaaataagttGGAGTAACATTGTACAACTTTGGCATGGATTTAAGGTAAGACTcttttttctttacaaattctCAGGAGCTCTTTCAAATTCTGTTACATTAGCCTTTAAAAACTTGGCAAGTTTAACATATTTCTAA
- the LOC107485873 gene encoding disease resistance protein RUN1-like, which yields MKNLIGIDSRVEQVICQIGLGLNDVRYIGIRGMGGIGKTTIARAVFETIRSRFEVACFLADVRERCEKKDIPDIQKQLLDQMGISSTALYSEYDGRAILQNSLRLKKVLLVLDDVNHEKQLENLAGEQDWFGSGSRIIITTRDQHLLQEQGVHETYEVEGLVEIEAFNLFCSKAFKLPEPTEGFLDLSKEVVNYSGGLPLALKVLGSYLYCRSIEVWHSAIGKIKNSSHSDIIDVLKISYDGLDSMEKNIFLDISCFFKGRSRDYATKILKLCGHHAEIGIDILINRSLVTIEQDKYGEDTLRMHDLIEEMGKLIVNQESPDDASKRSRLWCEDDIDLVLRQNKETKATRSIVLYDKRDELYWNDLAFSNICQLKLLILDGVKSPILCNIPCTLRVLHWSGCPMETLPLTDGHYELVEIDLYLSKIVHVWHGKKFLEKLKYLNLSNSHNLKQTPDLSGASNLETLDLSCCSELNDIHQSLIHHKNLLELNLIKCGSLETLGDKLEMSSLKELDLYECNSLRKLPEFGECMKQLSILTLSCTGITELPTTIGNLVGLSELDLQGCKRLTCLPDTISGLKSLTALNVSDCPNLLLQSLDSLSTLTSLLLSWNKCVEVPISIHEFPRLRHLDLNDCRNLEFLPELPSSLRELQASRCKSLDASDVNDVISKACCAFAASASQDGDDVMQMLVAGEEIPSWFVHREEGNGITATFPHTETIALAICFRLRSKSRRIRGEPSVICNGEEFITETLLAMPVIGYSPHFFLLCLRSDCFVDQSCQDYLFQMLFPNDYYGDITVESSGARWVCKQDIQDLMKAGTETAT from the exons ATGAAGAATCTTATAGGGATTGATTCAAGAGTGGAACAAGTGATTTGTCAAATAGGCCTTGGATTGAATGATGTTCGCTATATAGGCATACGGGGAATGGGCGGCATAGGTAAGACAACTATTGCTAGAGCTGTCTTTGAAACTATTCGAAGTAGATTTGAAGTTGCTTGCTTTCTTGCTGACGTAAGGGAGCGATGTGAGAAAAAAGATATTCCTGACATACAAAAACAACTTCTTGATCAAATGGGTATTAGTTCAACTGCTCTTTATAGCGAGTATGATGGGAGAGCAATACTTCAAAACTCGTTACGTCTCAAAAAagttcttcttgttcttgatGATGTAAATCATGAAAAGCAATTAGAGAATTTAGCTGGAGAGCAAGATTGGTTTGGTTCTGGCAGCAGAATAATAATTACAACCAGAGACCAACATTTGCTACAGGAACAAGGGGTGCATGAAACTTATGAGGTTGAAGGATTAGTGGAAATTGAAGCCTTTAATCTCTTTTGTTCAAAAGCTTTTAAACTGCCAGAACCTACAGAAGGGTTTTTGGATTTGTCCAAAGAAGTAGTCAATTATAGTGGCGGTCTTCCTTTGGCACTTAAAGTGTTGGGGTCCTATCTTTATTGCAGATCCATTGAAGTTTGGCATAGTGCtattggaaaaataaagaattcttCCCATTCCGATATTATTGATGTATTGAAAATAAGCTATGATGGTTTAGATTCCATGGAAAAGAACATTTTTCTAGATATTTCATGTTTCTTCAAAGGAAGATCAAGAGATTATGCAacaaagatattaaaattatgTGGTCATCATGCGGAAATTGGTATTGATATTTTGATTAATAGATCATTGGTCACAATAGAGCAGGATAAGTATGGGGAGGATACTCTGAGAATGCATGATCTGATTGAAGAAATGGGCAAACTTATTGTAAATCAAGAATCTCCAGATGATGCTAGTAAGCGAAGCAGGTTGTGGTGTGAAGACGATATCGATCTTGTACTTAGACAAAACAAG GAAACTAAAGCAACACGTAGCATTGTTCTATACGACAAGCGGGATGAACTGTATTGGAATGATTTAGCTTTCTCAAACATATGTCAGCTAAAGCTCCTCATTTTAGACGGCGTGAAATCTCCCATTCTCTGCAATATTCCCTGTACGTTAAGAGTTTTGCACTGGAGTGGTTGTCCAATGGAAACTCTACCCCTTACAGATGGACACTATGaacttgttgaaattgatctgTATCTTAGCAAAATTGTACACGTGTGGCATGGAAAAAAG TTTCTAGAAAAGTTGAAGTACTTAAATCTGTCAAACAGCCACAACCTGAAGCAAACGCCTGATCTTTCTGGGGCTTCCAATCTTGAAACACTTGATCTTTCATGCTGTTCAGAGCTGAATGACATTCACCAATCTCTCATACACCATAAAAACCTTCTTGAATTGAATTTAATCAAGTGTGGAAGTCTCGAAACGCTTGGAGATAAATTGGAGATGAGTTCACTCAAGGAACTAGATCTATATGAGTGCAATAGTTTGAGAAAACTACCAGAATTTGGGGAATGCATGAAACAGTTATCCATTCTTACTTTGAGTTGTACAGGCATAACAGAGCTACCCACGACGATTGGAAATTTGGTTGGCCTATCTGAGTTGGACTTACAAGGATGCAAAAGGCTTACTTGCCTTCCAGACACCATATCTGGGTTAAAGTCCCTCACGGCTTTGAATGTTTCTGACTGCCCAaatcttctccttcaatctttggattctctttctACTCTAACCTCATTGCTTTTATCGTGGAACAAATGTGTTGAGGTTCCAATAAGCATCCATGAATTTCCCAGGCTCAGGCATCTGGACCTAAATGATTGCCGTAATCTGGAGTTTTTGCCGGAGCTTCCATCAAGTCTGAGAGAATTGCAGGCATCGCGTTGTAAATCACTGGATGCATCCGATGTCAATGATGTTATATCAAAGGCGTGCTGTGCCTTCGCAGCATCAGCTAGCCAAGATGGTGATGACGTCATGCAAATGTTGGTTGCAGGGGAGGAAATACCATCATGGTTTGTCCATAGGGAAGAAGGTAACGGAATAACAGCCACATTTCCACATACTGAAACCATTGCACTTGCTATCTGTTTCCGATTGAGATCAAAATCAAGGCGCATCAGAGGAGAGCCTTCGGTTATCTGCAATGGCGAAGAATTCATCACCGAGACTTTACTTGCAATGCCGGTGATTGGATATTCTCCGCATTTTTTCCTTCTATGCTTGAGAAGTGACTGTTTTGTTGACCAATCTTGCCAAGATTATCTCTTCCAAATGTTATTTCCTAACGATTATTATGGAGATATCACAGTAGAGAGTTCAGGAGCCCGCTGGGTATGTAAGCAAGACATTCAAGATTTGATGAAAGCTGGAACTGAAACAGCAACATGA
- the LOC107485868 gene encoding LOW QUALITY PROTEIN: disease resistance protein RPV1 (The sequence of the model RefSeq protein was modified relative to this genomic sequence to represent the inferred CDS: inserted 1 base in 1 codon), which translates to MASRSSSGSIPLPPPRACTYHVFLSFRGEDARGRFTSHLYDALNRKGITTYRDDNNLRKGDLISDELLTAIEESMFAVIVLSPNYASSTWCLDELHKIVECXNNLGLQIVAVFYHVKPCDVRHQIGAFEEAFKKHELRFGKEGDRVRRWRNALTQVVSYSNWDSERFENEAILVESITQHIHERLIMKLPSSMKNLVGIDSRLEEVVRHIGLGGNDVRFIGICGMGGIGKTTIARRVYETIRSEFKVSCFLADVRERSEKRGIVQLQKQLLDCMNINSDTRFDDEFEGKGIICHSLCHKKVLLVLDDVDDGGLLENLAGEQDWFGPGSRIIITTRDTHVLEVHGAAYRICKVEGLEQDEALELFCLRAFKRSNPEEGYMDLSQEVVKYCDGLPLALVVLGSHLCGQTIDVWRSAIEKIKSFPHDKIFNTLKISYDGLDHSEKNIFLDIACFFKGREKDYATNIWKRCGYHVEASIAALINKSLLAIGEYYKETLEMHDLLEDMGKYIVIKECRDDPSKQSRLWSYKDVDLVLAQNKEIEATHSIVLYNKMEWGFKGKQRVLDIRDLSFSNMCKLKILILDNVKGPILCNIPCTLKVLHWRRCPMKTLPFTDQSYELVDIDLSYSKIVQLWDGKKVLKKLEHLNLSNCHKLRQTPELCGAPNLKTLDLSECKALNYIHPFLAHHKSLVELNLYGCSRLRRLPEFGEGMKQLSVLILTDTGIEELPEELPTTPGKFAGVSKLDLSGCDKLTSLPLSLGCFVGLKELVLSRFMELSCVPYSTHGLESLTVEDYSDSPNIVGLLCSLSSFTSLSTLKLHVGTLSYNLSHLASLTDLDLSDNDFCQLPISILELPTLSYNLGHLASLTDLDLSDNDFCQLPISILELPRLTRLQLYHCRFLEVLPEIPSSLRVLQADRCCSLVASKVYDAISKACCVFAESASQDREDFLQMLMPELYQEMPAWFEDQEEDNGVSLSSPSTEIIALALCFLLDGDEYSEEQPSVICNGKEFINTRLLKVSMSSYYKTLLILCLNGYSFSNLLCQDNRFQLQFPSDCCEIRVKRSGARWVCKQDVQLLKKRKYETGKERQLLN; encoded by the exons GCGATCTTATTTCAGATGAACTCCTCACAGCAATTGAAGAGTCTATGTTTGCAGTCATAGTTCTCTCACCCAACTATGCTTCCTCCACATGGTGCTTAGATGAGCTCCACAAGATTGTTGAGT ACAACAACCTGGGCCTACAGATTGTGGCAGTGTTCTATCATGTTAAGCCTTGTGACGTCAGGCATCAAATTGGAGCCTTTGAGGAAGCTTTCAAGAAACATGAACTCAGATTCGGAAAAGAAGGTGACAGAGTTAGAAGATGGAGAAATGCCTTAACACAAGTTGTCAGTTATTCTAATTGGGACTCTGAACGATTCGA GAACGAGGCCATACTCGTGGAAAGCATTACTCAACATATACATGAAAGATTGATTATGAAATTACCATCTTCTATGAAGAATCTCGTAGGGATTGATTCAAGGTTGGAAGAAGTTGTCAGACACATTGGTCTTGGGGGGAATGATGTTCGCTTCATTGGCATATGTGGAATGGGTGGCATAGGTAAGACAACTATTGCTAGAAGAGTCTATGAAACCATTCGAAGCGAATTTAAAGTTAGTTGCTTTCTTGCGGATGTAAGAGAGAGATCTGAGAAAAGAGGTATTGTTCAACTACAGAAGCAACTTCTGGATTGTATGAACATAAATTCAGATACTAGATTCGATGATGAGTTTGAGGGAAAGGGGATAATTTGTCACTCTTTATGCCATAAGAAggttcttcttgttcttgatGATGTAGACGATGGAGGCTTGTTGGAGAATTTGGCTGGTGAACAAGACTGGTTTGGTCCTGGAAGCAGAATAATAATCACAACTAGAGATACGCATGTACTAGAAGTGCATGGAGCAGCGTATAGAATTTGTAAGGTTGAAGGGTTAGAACAAGACGAAGCACTTGAACTCTTTTGTTTGAGAGCTTTTAAAAGGTCAAATCCTGAAGAAGGGTATATGGATTTGTCCCAAGAAGTGGTTAAGTATTGTGATGGTCTTCCATTGGCACTTGTAGTATTGGGTTCCCATCTTTGTGGACAAACCATTGATGTTTGGCGTAGTGCTATTGAGAAAATAAAGAGTTTTCCTCatgacaaaatttttaatacattgaaaataagTTATGATGGTTTAGATCATTCGGAAAAGAATATCTTTTTAGATATTGCTTGCTTTTTCAAAGGACGTGAGAAAGATTATGCAACAAATATATGGAAAAGGTGTGGTTATCATGTAGAAGCTAGCATTGctgctttaataaataaatctttGCTCGCTATTGGTGAGTACTACAAGGAGACATTGGAGATGCATGATCTGCTCGAAGATATGGGAAAATATATTGTAATAAAAGAATGTCGCGACGATCCTAGCAAGCAAAGCAGATTGTGGTCTTACAAGGATGTTGATCTTGTACTTGCACAAAACAAG GAAATTGAAGCAACTCATAGCATTGTTCTATATAATAAGATGGAGTGGGGGTTTAAGGGGAAGCAGAGAGTTTTGGATATAAGAGATTTATCATTCTCAAATATGTGCAAGCTAAAGATTCTCATTTTAGATAACGTGAAAGGTCCCATTCTCTGCAATATTCCTTGTACATTAAAGGTTTTGCACTGGAGACGTTGTCCAATGAAAACTCTGCCCTTTACAGATCAAAGCTATGAACTTGTTGACATTGATCTTTCTTATAGCAAAATTGTACAGTTATGGGATGGAAAGAAG GTTCTAAAAAAGTTAGAGCACTTGAATCTGTCCAACTGCCATAAGCTGAGGCAAACGCCAGAGCTTTGTGGGGCTCCCAATCTTAAAACACTTGATCTTAGTGAATGTAAGGCGCTGAATTATATTCACCCGTTTCTGGCACACCACAAAAGCCTTGTTGAATTGAATTTATATGGCTGCAGTAGATTGAGAAGACTGCCAGAATTTGGGGAAGGCATGAAACAATTATCGGTTCTTATTCTGACAGATACAGGTATAGAAGAACTACCCGAAGAACTACCCACAACGCCTGGAAAATTTGCTGGTGTGTCTAAGTTGGACTTAAGTGGATGTGACAAGCTTACTAGTCTTCCCTTGTCACTTGGATGTTTCGTTGGCCTAAAGGAGTTGGTGTTGAGTAGATTCATGGAGCTTAGTTGTGTTCCATACAGCACTCATGGGTTAGAGTCCCTCACAGTTGAGGATTATTCTGACAGCCCAAATATTGTTGGACTTTTGTGTTCTCTCTCTTCCTTCACCTCTTTGAGTACCCTGAAATTACACGTTGGTACCCTTTCTTACAATCTCAGCCATTTAGCGTCGTTGACGGATTTGGATTTATCGGACAATGATTTTTGCCAACTTCCAATAAGTATTCTTGAACTTCCCACCCTTTCTTACAATCTCGGCCATTTAGCGTCGTTGACGGATTTGGATTTATCGGACAATGATTTTTGCCAACTTCCAATAAGTATTCTTGAACTTCCCAGACTTACACGTCTGCAGCTATATCATTGCCGTTTTCTGGAGGTTTTGCCAGAGATTCCATCAAGTCTAAGAGTATTACAAGCAGACCGTTGTTGTTCACTGGTTGCATCCAAGGTATATGATGCTATATCAAAAGCGTGTTGTGTCTTTGCAGAATCAGCTAGCCAAGATCGTGAAGACTTCTTGCAAATGTTGATGCCTGAGTTATATCAGGAAATGCCAGCATGGTTTGAGGATCAGGAAGAAGATAACGGAGTATCACTCTCATCCCCTTCAACTGAAATCATCGCACTTGCTCTCTGTTTCCTATTAGATGGTGACGAATACTCTGAAGAACAGCCATCGGTGATCTGCAACGGTAAAGAATTCATCAACACGAGATTATTGAAGGTGTCAATGTCATCATATTATAAGACTTTGCTCATTCTCTGCCTGAATGGTTACAGTTTTAGTAACCTGTTATGCCAAGATAATCGCTTCCAACTGCAGTTTCCCAGTGATTGTTGTGAAATCCGAGTAAAAAGATCTGGAGCACGTTGGGTGTGCAAGCAAGACGTTCAACttttgaagaaaagaaaatatgaaacAGGGAAAGAAAGGCAACTCTTAAACTGA